A single Burkholderia savannae DNA region contains:
- a CDS encoding RHS repeat-associated core domain-containing protein: MRTLSYNRAAVDEDLDERIERTEYNRLGFASSRIDARLLSADETPNFAYVTSVAGGALCTVSVDAGTSWALADIDGRPVWAHDARGTTATWTYDVLGRPLTAEEAVAGQAPATREVWVYGEREADAQAHNLRGQCVRRYDTAGRLEWRGFHLIGEPVIESRTLLADAEGNADWAGDELAWASALESVAYTTAWTRDATGTWLTQTDAASNVQARAFDVAGRLALSGLTLAGGTAWPVLSAIDYSAPGQVLSETAGNGVVSTCAYEPETQRLVRLTVTRPAQTGRGTVLQDLQYTYDPVGNVLSMTDTVQPTTYWRNQRVDAGNTYAYDALYQLIRATGRETVNRGRQGTTLPAPIPLPNDDSVYSGYTRTYQYDRGGNFTQIAHQGAVGYTQDIVVSGRSNHALVQNARGSLTPGDVDDGTWFDPTGNQQCLLPDRVEPLGWNGRNRLQRVTLVKRSGDPDDREAYHYGSDGMRVRKCTSAWTLGTTRTAEAITLPGLTLRLTRSDDGATVKVTEALHEIRLNAGRTGARALHWESGLPPAVGNDALRFSHGDLVGSIGLELDGQADLVSREEYYPYGGTAVWSARSQTEADTKFIRYSGKEQDVTGLYDYGYRYYQPWACRWLSPDPAGTVDGLNLFRMVRNSPVTQRDLLGLLPTLQDLAKQEINKLKNFGPEHVLAYLGGVQALRGKANAHGYFSANRQITIETGKHRGKIKKGEPSNAPTVSTIAESTKKILEKRRHLPFNVEIKGSDNPVYASISLNQDISSGVFVGGGSLRSGLVGIPYRSTENPSSPALEYDIHGNELLFRSMSTDHYNGLMKTNKLQPTTETSISPAVAYSLEYSSPSNGELIQFALKPGTLKELREIGLALNKGVKLLFPDMREGGGEWMKTNAQFKVEGEQMTIQLGQGRALEIFNRNMVHYRVIKRVFNSNSTNPY, encoded by the coding sequence GTGCGCACGCTGAGCTACAACCGCGCGGCGGTTGACGAGGACCTCGACGAGCGGATCGAGCGGACCGAGTACAACCGGCTCGGGTTTGCTTCGTCTCGAATCGATGCGCGGTTGCTCAGTGCCGATGAAACACCGAACTTTGCTTACGTGACGTCGGTTGCTGGTGGCGCGTTGTGTACCGTCAGTGTCGACGCCGGCACGAGCTGGGCGCTGGCCGATATCGACGGCCGGCCGGTTTGGGCTCATGACGCCCGTGGAACCACCGCGACGTGGACGTACGATGTATTGGGGCGTCCGCTGACGGCCGAGGAGGCTGTTGCGGGGCAAGCCCCCGCGACCCGCGAGGTATGGGTGTACGGCGAGCGGGAAGCCGACGCGCAGGCGCACAACCTGCGCGGGCAATGTGTGCGTCGCTACGATACTGCGGGACGGCTCGAGTGGCGCGGCTTTCACCTCATTGGCGAACCGGTTATTGAATCCCGCACCCTGCTAGCCGACGCGGAGGGCAACGCCGATTGGGCAGGCGACGAGTTGGCATGGGCGAGTGCGCTCGAATCGGTTGCCTATACAACAGCCTGGACCCGCGATGCAACCGGCACCTGGTTGACGCAGACCGATGCGGCAAGCAACGTGCAGGCTCGCGCCTTCGATGTCGCCGGCCGGCTTGCCCTTAGCGGCCTGACGCTCGCCGGCGGAACGGCATGGCCAGTGCTATCGGCAATCGACTACAGCGCGCCGGGCCAGGTCTTGAGCGAAACGGCCGGCAATGGCGTGGTCAGCACCTGTGCTTACGAGCCAGAAACCCAGCGGCTGGTGCGGTTGACCGTGACACGACCGGCGCAGACCGGGCGAGGCACGGTGCTGCAAGACCTGCAGTACACATACGACCCGGTCGGCAATGTGCTGAGCATGACGGACACCGTGCAACCGACCACCTACTGGCGCAACCAGCGGGTCGATGCAGGCAATACCTACGCGTACGATGCGCTGTATCAGTTGATCCGCGCGACCGGCCGCGAAACCGTCAACCGTGGTCGGCAAGGTACAACGCTGCCCGCGCCGATCCCGCTGCCGAACGACGATTCCGTCTATAGCGGCTATACGCGTACCTATCAATACGACCGCGGCGGCAACTTTACTCAGATCGCGCACCAGGGGGCGGTAGGCTACACGCAGGACATCGTGGTGTCCGGTCGCAGCAACCACGCATTAGTGCAGAACGCCCGCGGCAGCCTGACGCCAGGCGATGTCGACGACGGGACCTGGTTCGATCCCACCGGCAACCAGCAGTGCCTGCTGCCGGACCGCGTCGAGCCGCTTGGCTGGAATGGCCGCAATCGGCTGCAACGGGTCACGCTGGTCAAACGGAGCGGCGACCCCGACGACCGGGAGGCGTATCATTACGGATCAGACGGGATGCGGGTGCGCAAGTGCACGAGCGCGTGGACGTTGGGGACGACCCGCACGGCCGAGGCGATTACCCTGCCGGGACTGACCTTGCGGCTCACCCGCAGCGACGATGGCGCCACCGTAAAGGTAACGGAGGCGCTGCACGAGATCCGGCTGAACGCGGGACGGACCGGCGCGCGGGCGCTGCATTGGGAGAGTGGTCTGCCGCCTGCCGTGGGAAACGACGCGCTTCGATTCAGCCATGGCGACCTGGTCGGCTCGATCGGGCTGGAACTGGACGGGCAGGCCGACCTAGTCAGCCGTGAGGAATACTATCCGTACGGCGGCACTGCGGTGTGGTCTGCGCGCAGTCAGACTGAGGCCGACACCAAGTTCATCCGCTACTCGGGCAAGGAGCAGGATGTGACCGGGCTGTACGACTACGGTTATCGATACTACCAGCCGTGGGCGTGCCGCTGGCTCAGCCCCGATCCCGCCGGCACTGTTGACGGGCTCAACCTCTTTCGGATGGTCAGGAATAGCCCGGTTACGCAACGTGATCTATTGGGGCTACTGCCAACCTTACAAGATCTGGCAAAACAAGAAATTAACAAATTGAAAAATTTTGGGCCGGAACATGTGTTGGCATACCTCGGCGGAGTTCAGGCATTGAGAGGAAAAGCAAATGCTCATGGATATTTCAGTGCCAATAGGCAAATTACAATTGAAACTGGAAAGCATCGTGGAAAGATAAAAAAAGGTGAGCCATCAAATGCGCCAACGGTGTCGACAATTGCTGAGTCAACCAAGAAGATTCTCGAGAAGCGTCGGCATCTCCCTTTCAACGTGGAGATAAAAGGGTCTGATAATCCCGTATACGCTTCAATATCACTCAATCAGGATATATCTTCCGGAGTTTTTGTTGGTGGTGGCTCGTTACGATCTGGCCTAGTTGGAATTCCATACAGGAGCACAGAAAATCCTTCCTCTCCTGCTTTGGAGTATGATATTCATGGAAATGAGTTGCTTTTTAGATCAATGTCTACCGATCACTATAATGGATTGATGAAAACCAATAAATTGCAACCAACAACTGAAACATCGATTTCGCCGGCGGTGGCTTATTCATTGGAATATTCTTCGCCTAGCAACGGAGAGTTAATTCAGTTCGCCCTCAAACCTGGAACATTAAAGGAGCTCAGAGAAATTGGCTTGGCCTTGAATAAGGGTGTTAAGTTATTATTTCCGGATATGAGGGAAGGAGGGGGTGAATGGATGAAGACCAATGCTCAATTTAAGGTCGAGGGCGAGCAAATGACGATTCAGCTCGGCCAAGGCAGGGCCCTGGAAATATTTAATAGAAACATGGTTCACTATCGAGTTATTAAGAGGGTTTTTAACTCAAACTCCACTAATCCGTATTAG